In one window of Pseudoalteromonas espejiana DSM 9414 DNA:
- the purL gene encoding phosphoribosylformylglycinamidine synthase, whose translation MLILRGAPALSEFRVNKILARCKQSQLPVTNVYAEYAHFADLTSPLSVDEQTKLEKLLTYGPTIAEHTPAGTLILVTPRPGTISPWASKATDIAHNCGLKQVHRVERGIAYYIEGELSAEQLAQVTALLHDRMTEATHTELEAAAQLFRNDSPREMSSVDILGGGREALAAANVEQGFALADDEIDYLVENFKKLGRNPNDIELFMFAQANSEHCRHKIFNADWTIDGIEQPKSLFKMIKNTFEHNPENVLSAYKDNAAVMKGSKAGRFFPNAQGEYAYHQEDIEILMKVETHNHPTAIAPFSGAATGSGGEIRDEGATGRGSKPKAGLVGFTVSNLRIPGYEQPWESDFGKPGRIVNALDIMMDGPLGGAAFNNEFGRPNLLGYFRTYEEKVTSHNGEEVRGYHKPIMLAGGLGNIRSDHVQKGDIPVGAKLIALGGPAMNIGLGGGAASSMASGQSNEDLDFASVQRENPEMERRCQEVIDKCWQLGDENPIAFIHDVGAGGLSNAFPELVDDGGRGGKFQLRDIPNDEPGMAPHEIWCNESQERYVLAVAVEDFDRFEAICKRERAQYAVIGEATEERHLTVADSHFDNSPVDLPLDVLLGKAPKMHRDVTSQQVTGTAIDANAIDVADAAQRLLRLPTIAEKTFLITIGDRSVTGLVARDQMVGPWQVPVANCAVTAATYDTYHGEAMSLGERTPAALLNYGASARLAVAESLTNIACANIGSLENIKLSANWMAAAGHPGEDAGLYEAVKAVGEELCPALGLTIPVGKDSMSMKTTWKNEDDSAEQSVTSPLSLIITAFGRVDDVRKTVTPQLRTDKGVTSLILVDLGAGKNRMGASSLAQVYKQLGDVTPDVDSPELLKGFYNAMQALVADSKLLAYHDRSDGGLFTTVTEMAFAGHTGVTVDLAGLTGSDLEALYNEELGAVIQVANSDLDAVNAVFEQHGVAAISHVIGSLNSDDSIVFNRGEQTVLNHTRTELRTIWAETTYQMQARRDNPDCAKQEFDAKFDAKDPGLNVKLNFDLNEDIAAPYIATGAKPQMAILREQGVNSHLEMAAAFNRAGFAAVDVHMSDILEGRLTLEQFKGLVACGGFSYGDVLGAGEGWAKSILFNDMARDQFQNFFHREDTFSLGVCNGCQMLSTLKELIPGTEHWPRFVTNKSERFEARFSLVEIQENPSVFFSGMAGSRMPIAVSHGEGHAEFANDAATQAALESGTVAVKFVDNYGNPTTQYPANPNGSPEGITGITSTDGRATVMMPHPERVFRAVANSWHPDEWKEDSPWMRMFRNARKNVG comes from the coding sequence ATGTTGATCCTTCGTGGTGCACCAGCACTTTCAGAGTTCAGAGTTAATAAAATTTTAGCGCGTTGCAAACAATCGCAACTTCCAGTCACCAACGTATATGCCGAGTATGCTCATTTTGCCGATTTAACATCGCCTTTGAGTGTTGATGAGCAAACCAAGCTTGAAAAGCTACTTACTTACGGTCCAACTATTGCCGAGCATACCCCAGCTGGCACACTCATTTTAGTTACGCCTCGCCCTGGTACCATTTCACCTTGGGCATCTAAAGCAACCGATATAGCGCATAACTGTGGCCTTAAACAGGTTCACCGTGTAGAGCGTGGTATTGCTTATTATATAGAAGGTGAACTAAGTGCAGAGCAACTTGCACAAGTAACGGCGTTATTACACGACCGTATGACCGAAGCTACACATACTGAGCTTGAAGCCGCAGCGCAGTTATTCCGCAATGATTCTCCGCGTGAAATGTCATCAGTTGATATTTTAGGTGGTGGTCGCGAAGCGTTAGCTGCCGCAAACGTTGAGCAAGGTTTTGCCCTTGCCGATGACGAAATTGACTACCTAGTAGAGAACTTTAAAAAGCTAGGTCGTAATCCTAACGACATAGAATTATTTATGTTTGCCCAAGCAAACTCAGAGCATTGTCGTCATAAAATATTTAATGCTGATTGGACAATTGATGGCATTGAACAGCCAAAATCGCTGTTTAAAATGATCAAAAATACTTTTGAGCACAACCCTGAAAATGTATTGTCGGCGTATAAAGATAACGCGGCAGTAATGAAAGGCTCAAAAGCGGGTCGTTTCTTCCCGAATGCGCAAGGTGAATATGCGTATCATCAAGAAGACATTGAAATATTAATGAAGGTCGAGACTCACAACCATCCAACGGCTATTGCACCGTTTTCGGGTGCGGCTACCGGTTCAGGTGGTGAAATTCGTGACGAAGGTGCAACAGGGCGTGGTTCTAAGCCAAAAGCTGGTTTAGTCGGCTTTACGGTTTCTAACTTACGTATACCGGGTTATGAGCAACCGTGGGAAAGCGACTTTGGCAAGCCTGGTCGTATAGTCAATGCCCTTGATATTATGATGGATGGCCCACTGGGCGGTGCTGCATTTAATAACGAGTTTGGTCGTCCTAATTTATTAGGTTACTTCCGTACTTACGAAGAAAAAGTAACAAGCCACAATGGTGAAGAGGTGCGTGGTTACCACAAGCCTATTATGCTGGCTGGTGGTTTAGGTAATATTCGCTCTGATCATGTGCAGAAAGGGGATATTCCGGTTGGTGCAAAACTTATTGCGCTAGGCGGCCCTGCTATGAACATTGGTTTAGGCGGTGGTGCAGCATCAAGCATGGCATCGGGCCAATCAAACGAAGACTTAGACTTTGCTTCTGTTCAACGTGAAAACCCAGAAATGGAACGTCGTTGCCAAGAAGTCATCGACAAATGTTGGCAGTTAGGTGACGAAAACCCAATTGCATTTATACATGATGTTGGTGCAGGGGGGTTATCAAATGCATTCCCTGAACTTGTAGATGATGGTGGCCGTGGTGGTAAATTCCAACTACGCGATATTCCTAACGATGAGCCTGGCATGGCACCACACGAAATTTGGTGTAACGAATCGCAAGAGCGTTATGTGCTGGCTGTAGCTGTTGAAGACTTTGACCGTTTTGAAGCAATTTGTAAGCGCGAACGCGCGCAGTACGCAGTAATTGGTGAAGCCACAGAAGAGCGCCATTTAACCGTAGCAGACAGCCACTTTGATAACAGCCCTGTTGATTTACCGCTTGATGTATTATTAGGTAAAGCGCCTAAAATGCACCGCGATGTAACATCACAGCAAGTAACAGGCACTGCCATTGATGCAAACGCTATTGACGTAGCTGATGCCGCGCAACGCCTATTACGCTTGCCTACAATTGCAGAAAAAACATTCTTAATTACTATTGGTGACCGCTCGGTTACCGGTTTAGTAGCACGTGATCAAATGGTTGGCCCTTGGCAAGTCCCTGTTGCTAACTGTGCAGTTACTGCGGCAACGTACGATACTTATCACGGTGAAGCTATGTCACTCGGGGAACGTACTCCGGCGGCATTATTAAATTATGGTGCATCGGCGCGTTTGGCGGTGGCTGAGTCGTTAACTAATATTGCCTGTGCAAACATTGGCAGCCTAGAGAACATTAAGCTATCTGCTAACTGGATGGCTGCAGCGGGTCACCCAGGTGAAGACGCAGGCCTATACGAAGCCGTAAAAGCGGTAGGCGAAGAGCTTTGCCCGGCACTTGGTTTAACTATACCTGTAGGTAAAGATTCTATGTCGATGAAAACGACATGGAAAAACGAAGACGATAGTGCTGAGCAATCAGTAACGTCGCCGTTATCGCTTATTATTACAGCCTTTGGCCGTGTTGACGATGTACGTAAAACAGTAACTCCGCAGTTACGCACTGATAAAGGCGTCACTTCGCTTATTTTAGTTGATTTAGGTGCTGGCAAAAACCGCATGGGCGCATCAAGCCTTGCACAGGTTTATAAGCAGCTTGGTGATGTTACACCCGATGTAGACAGCCCAGAGTTACTTAAAGGCTTTTACAATGCTATGCAAGCACTTGTAGCAGATAGCAAGCTACTTGCTTATCATGACCGTTCAGACGGTGGTTTATTTACTACTGTAACTGAAATGGCATTTGCAGGGCACACAGGTGTGACTGTTGATTTAGCGGGTTTAACAGGCTCAGACCTAGAAGCGCTTTATAACGAAGAGCTTGGTGCAGTAATTCAAGTGGCTAACAGCGACTTAGATGCCGTAAATGCAGTGTTTGAACAACACGGTGTAGCTGCAATTAGTCACGTGATTGGTTCGCTTAATAGCGACGATAGCATTGTATTTAACCGCGGCGAGCAAACGGTACTTAATCATACTCGTACTGAATTGCGTACTATTTGGGCCGAAACAACGTACCAAATGCAAGCACGTCGTGATAACCCTGACTGTGCTAAGCAAGAGTTTGATGCCAAGTTTGATGCAAAAGATCCAGGCTTAAACGTAAAACTTAATTTTGACTTAAACGAAGATATAGCCGCGCCGTACATTGCAACGGGCGCTAAACCACAAATGGCTATTTTACGTGAGCAAGGCGTTAACTCGCATCTAGAAATGGCTGCTGCGTTTAACCGTGCTGGTTTTGCCGCTGTTGATGTGCACATGAGCGATATACTTGAAGGGCGTTTAACTCTTGAGCAGTTTAAAGGCTTAGTGGCATGTGGTGGTTTCTCTTACGGTGACGTATTAGGCGCCGGTGAAGGTTGGGCTAAGTCTATATTGTTTAACGATATGGCACGCGATCAGTTCCAAAACTTCTTCCACCGTGAAGACACCTTTAGTTTAGGTGTATGTAATGGTTGCCAAATGTTATCAACGCTTAAAGAGTTAATTCCAGGTACTGAGCATTGGCCTCGTTTTGTAACTAATAAATCTGAGCGTTTTGAAGCACGCTTTAGCTTAGTAGAAATACAAGAGAATCCGTCAGTGTTCTTCAGTGGTATGGCGGGATCGCGTATGCCAATTGCTGTATCTCATGGTGAAGGCCATGCTGAGTTTGCCAATGATGCTGCCACTCAAGCTGCGCTTGAAAGCGGTACTGTCGCGGTTAAATTCGTAGATAACTACGGTAACCCTACAACACAATACCCGGCTAACCCAAATGGTTCACCAGAAGGTATTACCGGTATTACCTCTACTGATGGCCGTGCAACAGTAATGATGCCGCACCCAGAGCGTGTATTCCGCGCTGTAGCTAACTCTTGGCACCCAGATGAGTGGAAAGAGGATAGCCCGTGGATGCGCATGTTCCGCAACGCACGTAAAAATGTAGGCTAG
- a CDS encoding YdbH domain-containing protein, producing the protein MLKRIGLIVGFVLLSIVLLGYVFRLPLLQWAVAPQLEKAGVTLSCLDFSLTSKLNVHVQKACLSYQNQELVVTGITANTRHVEIKHAALNINSLPQSDKASSPATILDLALPEKRPTITVEQLSINSEFLNQPLILSINEPKLNQFVVSGDLSASATLYNNKVQGQLKVSDELLKQLLKTDNALLSGLSFNTSQAFSFNGIEGSATGSLQARYDYQFKNCDISNHTKGVLSAAYNLNSQKLELDPSKLNNNVTLSNNCQSLIPEGDYKAFAVKQLPLNWHWALPKPISLIDNNLTMPLITLTSDEQTGQDIDITFTDTFVNTATPLQSARTQLKAQLHTDDIKAVVLNTQLENVQLSGNYDIALTALPEFLPAEANNVKAQGDFSFAQLIDSKPIGKVSNTFSFNKAVAYGTTINAYTGKLVADMSEKLDANVVLKSEFKSAQYNEYKLTGINNTLSAKANLGVGELFAHLSANTQISTLTSPSIDLENINVDSKGLQSRALKASHHVFVNGIELVANHHISKVEHPFEVIVPQQNVLSLNSIISQFEPLAQLTQGEFGGRISGDVNLQKANFNLTIDDTSALYNDYLANQLRVQLSGQYDSGQLNVEPTTFNVNELRAGAVVNNINGKIKVVNNSARAFDVSGNVFGGVFELDKYSLLKSQQTANITFKDIDASKLITLDDKSGITLTGRLKGELPLHFSDSGVEVTNGSLLNQGEGKLIISNNAAFDSVMQQQQELQPVLSLLKNLDIQKLNSTVALKSDGWLNLGVNLQGFNEPQQQQVNFNYNHEENVFTLLRALRLSDEITQKVEQQYSQKGN; encoded by the coding sequence ATGTTAAAGCGCATTGGTTTAATTGTTGGTTTTGTATTACTAAGCATAGTATTGCTTGGTTATGTATTTCGTTTGCCATTATTACAATGGGCTGTAGCGCCTCAGCTTGAAAAAGCGGGCGTTACTTTAAGTTGTTTAGACTTTTCGCTTACCAGCAAGCTAAATGTGCATGTACAAAAAGCGTGCTTGAGTTACCAAAACCAAGAGCTTGTTGTTACAGGCATTACCGCAAATACTCGCCATGTTGAAATTAAACATGCGGCGCTTAATATAAATTCACTTCCTCAAAGTGATAAAGCAAGTAGCCCTGCAACAATTTTAGATTTAGCCCTGCCCGAAAAAAGGCCAACAATTACAGTTGAGCAACTAAGTATAAACAGTGAGTTTTTAAATCAGCCTTTAATTTTAAGTATTAACGAGCCTAAGCTTAACCAGTTTGTAGTAAGTGGTGATTTAAGTGCCAGCGCAACGCTTTACAATAATAAGGTACAAGGACAGCTTAAAGTTAGTGATGAATTGCTTAAACAATTACTTAAAACCGATAACGCGCTATTAAGTGGGCTTAGCTTTAATACGTCGCAAGCATTTAGCTTTAATGGGATAGAGGGAAGCGCCACCGGTAGTTTACAGGCGCGGTATGACTATCAATTTAAAAACTGCGATATTAGTAATCATACTAAAGGGGTGCTAAGCGCTGCGTATAATTTAAATAGCCAAAAGCTTGAGCTAGACCCAAGCAAGCTTAACAACAATGTAACGCTTAGTAATAACTGCCAATCTCTTATTCCTGAAGGTGACTACAAGGCCTTTGCAGTTAAGCAACTTCCCCTCAATTGGCACTGGGCTTTACCTAAACCAATAAGCCTAATAGATAATAATTTAACCATGCCGTTAATAACGCTTACAAGCGATGAGCAAACAGGGCAAGATATAGACATAACTTTTACAGATACGTTTGTTAATACAGCTACACCGTTGCAAAGTGCGCGCACGCAGCTTAAAGCACAGCTACACACTGATGATATAAAGGCTGTAGTGCTCAATACGCAGCTTGAAAACGTACAACTAAGTGGCAATTATGATATTGCGCTTACCGCTTTGCCTGAATTTTTACCGGCTGAGGCTAATAATGTAAAAGCCCAAGGCGACTTTTCATTTGCTCAACTTATTGACTCTAAACCCATAGGTAAAGTAAGTAATACATTTAGCTTTAACAAAGCCGTTGCTTATGGCACTACTATTAACGCTTACACAGGTAAACTAGTGGCTGACATGAGTGAAAAGCTCGATGCAAACGTGGTTTTAAAAAGTGAGTTTAAAAGCGCTCAATACAATGAGTATAAGCTCACTGGTATTAACAATACCCTCAGTGCAAAGGCAAACTTAGGCGTGGGTGAGTTATTTGCTCATTTATCAGCGAATACTCAAATAAGTACACTGACAAGCCCTAGTATTGATTTAGAAAATATAAACGTGGATTCAAAAGGCTTGCAAAGCCGAGCGCTTAAAGCGTCTCATCATGTATTTGTAAACGGTATAGAGCTGGTGGCGAATCACCATATTTCAAAAGTAGAACACCCGTTTGAAGTAATAGTTCCGCAGCAAAATGTACTTTCACTAAATTCAATTATTAGCCAATTTGAGCCGTTAGCTCAACTCACTCAAGGCGAGTTTGGTGGGCGAATTAGTGGCGATGTTAACTTACAAAAAGCTAATTTTAATTTAACTATTGATGATACCAGCGCGCTTTATAACGATTACTTAGCTAATCAGTTGAGGGTGCAACTTAGTGGGCAATATGATTCAGGACAGCTTAATGTTGAGCCTACTACCTTTAACGTTAATGAATTAAGAGCCGGCGCGGTAGTTAATAATATTAATGGCAAAATAAAAGTGGTAAATAACAGCGCGCGAGCATTTGATGTAAGTGGCAATGTGTTTGGTGGGGTATTTGAATTAGATAAATATTCGCTTTTAAAATCGCAGCAAACAGCCAATATCACTTTTAAAGATATTGATGCGAGTAAACTCATTACCCTTGATGATAAGTCGGGAATTACTTTAACGGGTCGATTAAAAGGTGAGTTGCCCCTTCATTTTAGTGACAGTGGCGTAGAGGTTACAAATGGCAGCTTATTAAACCAAGGCGAAGGTAAGCTTATTATTAGCAATAACGCAGCGTTTGACTCTGTAATGCAACAGCAGCAAGAATTACAGCCCGTACTGAGCTTACTTAAAAACCTTGATATACAAAAACTTAATAGTACAGTAGCACTTAAAAGTGATGGTTGGTTAAATTTAGGTGTTAACTTGCAAGGCTTTAATGAGCCACAACAGCAGCAAGTTAATTTTAACTATAACCACGAAGAAAACGTGTTTACGCTACTAAGAGCGCTAAGATTAAGTGACGAAATAACACAGAAAGTTGAGCAGCAATATTCTCAAAAAGGAAACTAA
- a CDS encoding YnbE family lipoprotein, with the protein MKNSLSIKAIIALAAISALSACTHRVEVAAKEPITINLNVKVDHEIRVKVDKELDTLFSDDSELF; encoded by the coding sequence ATGAAAAATTCGTTAAGCATTAAGGCAATCATTGCCCTTGCTGCTATTAGCGCATTGAGCGCATGTACACACAGAGTAGAAGTAGCAGCTAAAGAGCCAATAACTATCAACCTTAATGTAAAAGTAGATCACGAAATTCGTGTGAAGGTGGATAAAGAACTCGATACCCTGTTCAGTGACGACAGCGAATTATTTTAG
- a CDS encoding YdbL family protein yields the protein MTIKNKLSIATLISAVCLSFSAWAISLDDAKSQGLVGENSSGYLGLVVQNSEAKAVVEEINAKRKAQYLKLAKKNNLSLAQVEALAVAKTIEKTQSGHYVEVNGSWVKK from the coding sequence ATGACTATAAAAAATAAATTAAGTATTGCCACTTTAATTAGTGCGGTGTGTTTGTCGTTTTCGGCGTGGGCGATTAGTTTAGATGATGCTAAAAGCCAAGGGCTAGTTGGTGAGAACAGTTCGGGTTATTTAGGCTTAGTTGTACAAAATAGCGAAGCTAAAGCCGTTGTTGAAGAAATTAACGCAAAGCGCAAAGCTCAGTATTTAAAACTAGCTAAAAAGAACAATTTATCGCTTGCCCAAGTAGAGGCACTCGCAGTGGCTAAAACAATCGAAAAAACCCAAAGTGGTCATTATGTTGAAGTAAATGGGAGCTGGGTTAAAAAGTAA
- a CDS encoding DUF1415 domain-containing protein: protein MTNLAITQTREWVSSVIVKYNFCPFARKEVENNCIHYVLSPAVKIDDAVMDMLEQCTQLDQNPERETTLILFDKGFSDFEDFLDLVDLANALLVAQGFEGKYQIANFHPDYVFADSDEDDAANYTNRAPYPTLHLIRELSMSEALESYDEPESIPEHNIKLARRKGIDFWQQLLEGIKKPSA, encoded by the coding sequence ATGACCAATTTAGCTATTACTCAAACCCGTGAGTGGGTATCGTCGGTTATTGTAAAATATAACTTTTGCCCATTCGCCCGCAAAGAAGTTGAGAACAATTGCATTCATTATGTGCTTAGCCCAGCAGTAAAAATTGATGATGCAGTAATGGATATGCTTGAGCAATGCACACAGCTTGATCAAAATCCAGAGCGCGAAACCACATTAATACTGTTTGATAAGGGCTTTAGTGATTTTGAAGACTTTTTAGATTTAGTTGATTTAGCCAATGCGCTACTGGTTGCACAAGGCTTTGAAGGTAAATATCAAATTGCTAATTTCCACCCTGACTACGTATTTGCCGACAGCGACGAAGATGATGCCGCAAATTACACAAACCGAGCTCCCTACCCTACACTGCATTTAATACGCGAACTAAGTATGAGCGAAGCGCTTGAAAGCTATGACGAGCCAGAATCTATCCCTGAGCACAATATTAAACTTGCAAGGCGAAAAGGCATCGACTTTTGGCAGCAGCTTTTAGAAGGCATAAAAAAACCGAGCGCATAA
- the waaA gene encoding lipid IV(A) 3-deoxy-D-manno-octulosonic acid transferase yields the protein MARIFYSFALILISPLIVFYLYVLRGKKNKGYRAHFKERFGFVSKSLFTSKSKPLVVHCASVGEVLAAAPLIKALQKHQPQLNILITCNTPTGREQIINQFKNTVACSYLPMDFPFSTARFLKRINPQALCILETELWPNLMAISHKKNIPVLVLNARLSEKSQQGYQKVAKLTQIIMRSITVLASHNKKDAERFIELGLTPSKSHVTGSIKFDISPSNEQIASVANLKAQYKTQERFVWVAGSTHPLEHEMILNAHQQLLKKYPNALLVIAPRHPEQFDKVADTLAQSPLSFSRRSNNNYQNEHVLLADTLGELQCLYGAGNISYVGGSLIRRGGHNPLEAAAFSVGVITGPHTYNFDHVYPELIKLKGAVVVENTDELATQLINLNQNAKACQTLGNKAQQCVLKNQGAIKKTLTIINQYLEPQA from the coding sequence ATGGCACGCATTTTTTACTCATTCGCTTTAATTTTAATTAGCCCGCTGATTGTATTTTACTTATATGTATTAAGAGGTAAAAAAAACAAAGGCTACCGCGCACACTTTAAAGAGCGTTTTGGTTTTGTGAGCAAAAGCTTATTTACAAGCAAAAGCAAACCGTTAGTTGTGCACTGCGCCTCTGTAGGTGAAGTACTTGCAGCTGCACCACTTATCAAAGCGCTGCAAAAACATCAACCACAGCTTAATATACTTATTACCTGCAATACCCCTACAGGGCGCGAGCAAATAATTAATCAGTTTAAAAATACCGTGGCGTGTAGTTATTTACCTATGGACTTCCCGTTTTCGACCGCCCGATTTTTAAAACGTATAAACCCACAAGCACTGTGCATATTAGAAACCGAGCTTTGGCCCAACTTAATGGCAATAAGCCATAAAAAGAATATTCCGGTACTGGTACTTAATGCTCGCTTGAGCGAAAAATCGCAACAAGGGTATCAAAAGGTTGCCAAGTTAACGCAAATAATTATGCGTTCAATCACGGTACTTGCAAGTCACAATAAAAAAGATGCCGAGCGGTTTATTGAGCTAGGTTTAACCCCCTCAAAAAGCCATGTTACAGGCTCAATTAAGTTTGATATAAGCCCAAGCAATGAGCAGATAGCCTCAGTTGCAAACCTTAAAGCACAATATAAAACTCAAGAGCGGTTTGTATGGGTAGCAGGCTCGACTCATCCACTTGAACACGAAATGATATTAAATGCCCACCAGCAACTATTAAAAAAATACCCAAATGCACTTTTAGTTATTGCCCCCCGACACCCTGAGCAGTTTGATAAAGTAGCCGATACGTTAGCTCAAAGCCCACTTAGCTTTAGTCGTCGCAGCAACAATAACTATCAAAACGAACACGTACTATTGGCCGATACACTTGGCGAGCTTCAATGTTTATATGGCGCTGGTAATATAAGTTATGTAGGCGGTAGTTTAATTCGCCGCGGCGGGCATAACCCACTTGAAGCCGCAGCTTTTTCAGTTGGTGTTATAACTGGCCCACATACGTATAACTTTGATCATGTATATCCTGAGCTTATAAAATTAAAAGGTGCTGTGGTTGTTGAAAACACTGATGAGCTTGCGACACAATTAATTAATTTAAACCAAAACGCTAAAGCCTGCCAAACCTTAGGGAATAAAGCGCAGCAGTGCGTATTAAAAAACCAAGGCGCCATTAAAAAAACATTAACCATAATTAATCAGTATTTAGAGCCACAAGCATGA
- a CDS encoding D-sedoheptulose-7-phosphate isomerase — protein MSIIDSVATSYVESLNRHQALFETMEAYHQESMQLLEACHSALQAGGKVIWFGNGGSAADAQHLAAEFVVRYKLERGPLASMALTTDTSILTAHSNDYHFDTVFERQVQALCKPEDLVIGLTTSGTSANINLALEAANKIGAFTVALTGRDGGKVKNIAKLPIIIKNDETARIQEAHMFIGHWLCEAVDMVVAEQQ, from the coding sequence ATGTCAATTATCGATTCTGTGGCAACAAGCTACGTTGAAAGTTTAAACCGTCATCAAGCCTTATTTGAAACGATGGAGGCTTATCATCAAGAGTCTATGCAGTTATTAGAAGCATGCCATAGTGCATTACAAGCTGGTGGTAAGGTTATTTGGTTTGGTAACGGCGGCAGTGCGGCTGATGCTCAGCATTTAGCGGCCGAATTTGTAGTACGTTATAAATTAGAGCGCGGACCGCTTGCGTCTATGGCACTCACAACCGATACGTCAATTCTTACTGCGCACAGTAATGATTACCACTTTGATACCGTGTTTGAGCGCCAAGTTCAGGCGCTTTGTAAACCAGAAGATTTAGTCATTGGTTTAACAACCTCAGGTACCAGTGCAAATATTAATTTAGCACTTGAAGCCGCTAATAAAATTGGCGCATTTACTGTTGCATTAACAGGCCGTGATGGCGGAAAAGTAAAAAACATTGCCAAGCTGCCAATTATTATCAAAAACGATGAAACAGCACGCATTCAAGAAGCGCATATGTTTATTGGCCACTGGTTATGTGAAGCCGTAGATATGGTTGTTGCGGAGCAGCAGTAA
- the hldE gene encoding bifunctional D-glycero-beta-D-manno-heptose-7-phosphate kinase/D-glycero-beta-D-manno-heptose 1-phosphate adenylyltransferase HldE: protein MDLSLLKNLSKARILVVGDVMLDRYWYGDTGRISPEAPVPVVKVSKFEDKAGGAANVAKNIARLDAKVGLLGLIGEDESGQILETILKGEKISSQLVSVCDLPTISKMRVISRHQQLVRLDLEETFSEQHSQLLLNRLELVLDEYDFVVFSDYSKGSLSLIKEMVSIAKAAGKTVLIDPKSPDLHLYEGADYITPNLHEFNLAGGKTGSEEILAQSARELISKNGIKAMLLTRSEQGMSLINADEKHDFAAQQLEVSDVTGAGDTVIATLAVMLGAGMAPKDAVEIANLAAGIVVSKLGAATVSPEELSQKLGQYLHTNGEHYQTPFDDVLQHIEFAKQNGETIVFTNGCFDILHAGHVRYLAQAKARGDKLVVGLNNDESITRLKGPERPINPLDERAMVLSALASVDWVIPFGSAEENDTPAKLIEQISPDILVKGGDYTVEQIAGADHVLRHGGKVEVLTFLDGCSTSKVISKIKQ, encoded by the coding sequence ATGGATTTATCGCTATTAAAAAACTTATCTAAAGCGCGGATTTTAGTGGTGGGCGATGTAATGCTCGATCGCTACTGGTACGGTGACACTGGGCGTATTTCGCCAGAAGCGCCAGTCCCTGTAGTAAAAGTAAGCAAGTTTGAAGACAAAGCCGGTGGTGCTGCCAATGTCGCTAAAAACATTGCTAGGCTTGATGCCAAAGTAGGGTTACTTGGCTTAATTGGTGAGGATGAAAGCGGGCAAATTTTAGAAACAATTTTAAAAGGTGAAAAAATAAGCTCACAACTTGTGAGTGTATGTGATTTACCGACTATTTCTAAAATGCGGGTTATTAGCCGCCATCAACAACTTGTGCGCCTTGATTTAGAAGAAACCTTTAGCGAGCAGCATAGCCAGCTGTTATTAAATCGCTTAGAGCTGGTGCTTGATGAGTACGACTTTGTAGTGTTTTCTGATTACAGTAAAGGCTCGCTCAGCTTAATTAAAGAGATGGTGAGTATTGCCAAAGCGGCGGGTAAAACCGTGCTTATAGACCCTAAATCGCCAGACTTACATTTGTACGAGGGCGCAGACTACATTACGCCTAACTTACATGAGTTTAATTTAGCGGGCGGTAAAACAGGCTCTGAAGAGATTTTAGCGCAAAGTGCCCGTGAGCTTATTAGCAAAAATGGCATTAAAGCCATGCTACTTACACGCTCAGAGCAAGGTATGTCGTTAATTAATGCCGATGAAAAACACGACTTTGCAGCTCAGCAGCTAGAAGTAAGCGATGTAACTGGCGCAGGTGATACCGTTATTGCAACTTTAGCTGTAATGCTTGGAGCAGGTATGGCCCCTAAAGATGCAGTAGAAATTGCTAATTTAGCTGCGGGGATTGTGGTAAGTAAATTGGGTGCAGCTACAGTTTCACCAGAAGAACTAAGCCAAAAACTAGGCCAGTACTTACACACTAATGGCGAGCACTACCAAACCCCATTTGATGATGTGCTGCAGCATATTGAGTTTGCAAAACAAAACGGCGAAACCATTGTATTTACCAATGGTTGTTTTGATATTTTACACGCAGGCCACGTGCGCTATTTAGCGCAAGCTAAAGCGCGCGGCGATAAGCTTGTTGTTGGGTTAAATAACGATGAATCTATTACTCGTTTAAAAGGCCCTGAGCGCCCGATAAACCCGCTTGATGAGCGCGCAATGGTATTAAGTGCACTTGCCTCTGTTGATTGGGTTATTCCATTTGGCAGCGCTGAGGAAAACGACACACCCGCTAAATTAATCGAGCAAATTAGCCCTGATATTTTAGTAAAAGGTGGCGATTATACTGTAGAGCAAATAGCAGGGGCCGATCATGTCCTGCGCCATGGCGGAAAAGTAGAAGTACTGACGTTTTTAGATGGCTGTTCTACATCAAAAGTGATTAGTAAAATAAAGCAGTAA